The following coding sequences lie in one Halorarum halophilum genomic window:
- a CDS encoding adenosylhomocysteinase translates to MSETSYAPVTEHLDDPDEAAEEGRRKMDWALQHMPILSNLREDYEESKPFEGQVIGMAMHVEAKTANLVELLADGGAEVAITGCNPLSTHDDVSAALDAHDNITSYAVREVDDEGYYAAIESVLSHEPTLTVDDGMDMVAAVHEDYPELIDSIVGGCEETTTGVHRLRAMDADGALEYPIFAVNDTPMKRLFDNVHGTGESSLATIAMTTNLSWAGKTVVVAGYGYCGKGVAKKAAGQNANVVVTEVEPRRALEAHMEGYEVLPMAEAAAEADVVLTTTGNRDVVTREHFEVMPDGVLLANAGHFDIEVNLDDLDDLAVDRYEARDGVEAYELPDGRRLNVLAEGRLVNLAAPIALGHPVEVMDQSFGVQAVCVRELVEHGDDYEAGVHEVPDDLDREVAEIKLAAEGVAYDELTDEQREYMGSWQHGT, encoded by the coding sequence ATGAGCGAAACGTCCTACGCGCCGGTCACCGAGCACCTCGACGACCCCGACGAAGCCGCGGAGGAGGGACGACGAAAGATGGACTGGGCGCTCCAGCACATGCCCATCCTCTCGAACCTCCGCGAGGACTACGAGGAGTCGAAACCCTTCGAGGGCCAGGTCATCGGCATGGCGATGCACGTCGAGGCGAAGACCGCGAACCTCGTCGAACTGCTCGCCGACGGCGGCGCCGAGGTCGCCATCACGGGCTGCAACCCGCTCTCGACCCACGACGACGTGAGCGCGGCGCTCGACGCGCACGACAACATCACCTCCTACGCGGTCCGCGAGGTCGACGACGAGGGCTACTACGCCGCCATCGAGTCGGTGCTCTCCCACGAGCCGACCCTCACCGTCGACGACGGGATGGACATGGTCGCGGCCGTCCACGAGGACTACCCCGAACTCATCGACTCCATCGTCGGCGGCTGCGAGGAGACGACGACGGGCGTCCACCGCCTGCGCGCGATGGACGCGGACGGGGCGCTCGAGTACCCCATCTTCGCCGTGAACGACACGCCGATGAAGCGCCTCTTCGACAACGTCCACGGCACCGGCGAGTCCTCGCTCGCGACCATCGCGATGACGACGAACCTCTCGTGGGCCGGCAAGACCGTCGTCGTCGCCGGCTACGGCTACTGCGGGAAGGGCGTCGCCAAGAAGGCGGCCGGCCAGAACGCGAACGTCGTCGTCACCGAGGTCGAACCCCGCCGGGCGCTCGAGGCGCACATGGAGGGCTACGAGGTGCTGCCGATGGCCGAGGCCGCCGCGGAGGCCGACGTGGTGCTCACGACGACCGGCAACCGCGACGTGGTCACGCGCGAGCACTTCGAGGTCATGCCCGACGGCGTCCTGCTGGCCAACGCGGGCCACTTCGACATCGAGGTGAACCTCGACGACCTCGACGACCTGGCAGTGGACCGCTACGAGGCGCGCGACGGCGTCGAGGCGTACGAGCTGCCCGACGGTCGCCGGCTGAACGTGCTCGCCGAGGGGCGACTCGTCAACCTCGCGGCGCCCATCGCGCTCGGCCACCCGGTCGAGGTGATGGACCAGAGCTTCGGCGTCCAGGCGGTCTGCGTCCGCGAACTGGTGGAGCACGGCGACGACTACGAGGCCGGCGTCCACGAGGTGCCGGACGACCTCGACCGCGAGGTCGCGGAGATCAAACTGGCGGCCGAGGGCGTCGCGTACGACGAACTCACCGACGAACAGCGCGAGTACATGGGCTCCTGGCAGCACGGGACCTGA
- a CDS encoding CNNM domain-containing protein, with translation MNAAVIAVRLLAGVALILANGFFVAIEFALTRVRQYPESEFDAPGLRRAWEMTNDLEIYLTTCQVGITASSIAVGIVAEPALAAIFEPYLANTFWASVGAGGIIAFLIINLVHLTHGEQTPTYLGVERTKFVCRYGATPLYYFAKLLYPVMWVGDHIAKWTLALFGVEMTGAWLEAEEDRVESRAQLRNRLDTLLEKGDLSRERHEEVLNALTAGERPVVDVMVDVDDVVFLSTTASAEENFERLASSPHTRYPIVGEEPEEFVGIVYVPTVLDAVDELRAGETTLEELAASPMTLSPDTTVSDAVDQFQDERQELALVVAEGQVVGLLTATDAFEAVMGQMEDPLDDGAPTSGRATGA, from the coding sequence ATGAACGCCGCCGTCATCGCCGTCAGGCTCCTCGCCGGGGTCGCGCTCATCCTGGCGAACGGCTTCTTCGTCGCCATCGAGTTCGCGCTGACCCGGGTCCGACAGTACCCCGAATCCGAGTTCGACGCGCCGGGGCTCCGCCGGGCGTGGGAGATGACCAACGACCTGGAGATCTACCTCACGACCTGCCAGGTCGGTATCACCGCCTCCTCCATCGCGGTCGGCATCGTCGCCGAACCGGCGCTGGCGGCCATCTTCGAGCCCTACCTCGCGAACACGTTCTGGGCGTCCGTCGGCGCCGGCGGCATCATCGCGTTCCTCATCATCAACCTCGTCCACCTCACCCACGGGGAGCAGACGCCGACGTACCTCGGCGTCGAGCGGACGAAGTTCGTCTGTCGGTACGGTGCGACGCCGCTGTACTACTTCGCGAAGCTCCTCTACCCCGTGATGTGGGTCGGCGACCACATCGCGAAGTGGACGCTCGCCCTCTTCGGCGTGGAGATGACCGGCGCGTGGCTCGAGGCGGAGGAGGACCGGGTTGAGAGCCGAGCGCAGCTCCGAAACCGGCTCGACACGCTCCTCGAGAAGGGCGACCTCTCCCGGGAGCGTCACGAGGAGGTGCTGAACGCGCTCACCGCCGGGGAGCGCCCGGTCGTGGACGTGATGGTCGACGTCGACGACGTGGTGTTCCTCTCGACGACCGCCTCCGCCGAGGAGAACTTCGAGCGGCTGGCGTCCTCGCCGCACACTCGCTACCCGATCGTCGGCGAGGAGCCCGAGGAGTTCGTCGGCATCGTGTACGTCCCGACGGTCCTCGACGCCGTTGACGAACTGCGGGCCGGGGAGACGACCCTGGAGGAGCTCGCCGCGTCGCCGATGACGCTCTCGCCGGACACGACCGTCAGCGACGCCGTCGATCAGTTCCAGGACGAACGGCAGGAACTCGCGCTCGTGGTCGCCGAGGGTCAGGTGGTCGGCCTGCTCACGGCCACCGACGCGTTCGAGGCGGTGATGGGACAGATGGAGGACCCGCTCGACGACGGGGCGCCGACGAGCGGTCGGGCGACCGGGGCCTGA
- a CDS encoding formate/nitrite transporter family protein: protein MDDAEGAVASEERVADRTIVGRLVETGVHEMERPNSSLFLSGLSAGLDIGFGPLLVAATLTLTTDVYAEPTTRLLTSFAYAFGFVLVILGGTQLFTEHTSLAVLPVLDGEAGLDDLGLLWGLVFAGNVIGGAAFAAFAVWFAPEYGLAEVAAFEDFAEPFIKQTAMALLGGAVLAGWLMGLVAWLVAAADSSLARFTAVVVITGAIGFAHLPHSIAGNVEVLMAVFSPADVSIPEYLRFMVLTTAGNAVGGAVFVALLKYGYVVRTS, encoded by the coding sequence ATGGACGACGCGGAAGGGGCCGTCGCGAGCGAGGAACGCGTCGCCGATCGGACCATCGTCGGACGGCTCGTCGAGACCGGCGTCCACGAGATGGAGCGTCCGAACTCGTCGCTGTTCCTCTCGGGACTCTCGGCCGGCCTCGACATCGGCTTCGGCCCGCTGCTCGTAGCCGCGACGCTCACGCTCACGACGGACGTGTACGCGGAGCCGACGACCCGGCTGCTCACCTCGTTCGCCTACGCGTTCGGGTTCGTGCTCGTCATCCTCGGCGGGACCCAGCTGTTCACCGAGCACACGTCGCTCGCCGTGCTTCCCGTCCTCGACGGCGAGGCCGGGCTGGACGACCTGGGCCTCCTCTGGGGGCTCGTGTTCGCGGGGAACGTGATCGGCGGCGCCGCCTTCGCCGCCTTCGCGGTCTGGTTCGCGCCCGAGTACGGCCTCGCCGAGGTCGCCGCGTTCGAGGACTTCGCCGAGCCGTTCATCAAGCAGACGGCGATGGCGCTCCTCGGCGGCGCCGTCCTGGCCGGCTGGCTGATGGGGCTGGTCGCGTGGCTCGTCGCCGCCGCGGACTCCTCGCTGGCACGGTTCACGGCCGTCGTCGTCATCACCGGCGCCATCGGGTTCGCACACCTCCCTCACTCGATCGCCGGCAACGTCGAGGTACTGATGGCGGTGTTCTCCCCAGCGGATGTCAGCATCCCCGAGTACCTCCGGTTCATGGTCCTGACGACCGCCGGCAACGCCGTCGGCGGCGCGGTGTTCGTCGCGCTCCTGAAGTACGGCTACGTCGTCCGCACGAGCTGA
- the thpR gene encoding RNA 2',3'-cyclic phosphodiesterase — MPRLFVALDLPDGLADEFAALRDDAPDAPSLSFTDPTDAHVTVKFLGDTPEDELDDLLDALERAVADADVGSFPVEVGGLGAFPSEEYIRVVWTGVREGADELTRLHEAVERETTALGFDPEEHEFTPHLTVARMSDARGKDAVQRFLRGNDPDVGWFEATELRLKASELSSEGPTYRTVAWFEV; from the coding sequence ATGCCACGGCTGTTCGTCGCGCTCGACCTCCCGGACGGACTCGCCGACGAGTTCGCCGCCCTCCGGGACGACGCCCCGGACGCGCCGAGCCTCTCGTTCACCGACCCGACCGACGCGCACGTGACGGTGAAGTTCCTCGGCGACACCCCCGAGGACGAACTCGACGACCTGCTCGACGCGCTGGAACGCGCCGTCGCCGACGCCGACGTGGGGTCGTTCCCGGTCGAGGTGGGCGGACTCGGCGCGTTCCCGAGCGAGGAGTACATCCGGGTCGTCTGGACCGGGGTCCGGGAGGGCGCCGACGAACTGACGCGGCTCCACGAGGCCGTCGAGCGCGAGACGACCGCCCTGGGGTTCGACCCCGAGGAGCACGAGTTCACGCCCCACCTGACGGTAGCGCGGATGAGCGACGCACGGGGGAAGGACGCCGTCCAGCGGTTCCTCCGCGGGAACGACCCAGACGTGGGGTGGTTCGAGGCGACGGAGCTCCGGCTGAAGGCGAGCGAGCTCTCGTCGGAGGGGCCGACCTACCGGACCGTCGCATGGTTCGAGGTGTGA